In Anolis carolinensis isolate JA03-04 chromosome 4, rAnoCar3.1.pri, whole genome shotgun sequence, the genomic window cagcttccagcttgctgagggtatgcttgattctggccacagggggagcagctgcttcatcatccactgcgatggcacttcctcattccagcagcggctgggtgatttttatggtgtcataaattagcctccccacatataagtagtacctaaatttcctacttgatagatgcaactatcttttgggttgcttaggtcaacaacaagcaggggctatattttattttaattgtcaggtgctcactccaacacaggccggcctcgaactcatgacctcttggtcagagtgatatattgcagctggctgctaaccagcctgcgccacagcctgtccCTGATTGTGTCTTTCTTCATGGAGGAATGGTGTCGGACTATGGAATACTATGTTCTGTGGACAGAATGTACATCCATGCCTTGTCTCTGCACATTGTGCGTTGTTGCGGTCGCATATCCTTTGCGAGACCTTTCTCAAAACAATAATGTCTGTGTTGTGCAATTTGTGGCCAATTGCTGAGAAATACAAGGCTTAATTTGACCGAAATCAATATCTTCATGTGCTGTTTGGGTAAGAGCGCAAACCTGCTGATAGTTTTTCAGCCCAGCACATCGTTAATTCCGACggcccccttcctttccccccattttgaaaacctggcaactGCACTTGGCGGTGAAAGTTGAAGCCGGCTCTTTATGAGCTTTgctgcctttttctttcttctctctgtcTGGGAAACTGTCACGATTCCAGGCAAAGCTCCTTTGTCAAAGGGGAAACATCCACAAAGGCTTGCTGAGAGTATTCCCACCTGTGTGGGCAAAGGTACCGATGGACTGAGAAAGGCCAGCACTCTCCGCATGCCCAGAGGCTGCCTTGTCTCTCCATAGTGCAGCAGAGGGGTTGCATAGCATACTGAAAGCATAACTTTGCGTGTGGAGGCTTATGTTATGTGACCATGATAATACAATATAGTGTGAAACTATGTCTGTATACATATAGCATTGCCTGGAAAGTATGTCTGTATGCATATACTATATGCATAACTAAGCTATGTCTATATTGCATGATCCTGAAACTATGCCTATGTGCATATGCTATAGTATATGCATAACTATGTCTATACAGCTATAGCATGGCCCTGGAATTACAGTATGTCTAAATGCATAtgctatataccctgtttcccctaaaataagacatccccagaaaataagacctagtagagattttgctgaattgctaaatataaggcctcccctgaaagtaagacctagcaaagtttttgtttggaagcatgcccaacgaacagaacaccagagcatgcaggatcggtcaatgtatgtaccatagaatgttgtacatagaaatattggtagtaacaagaaattcttgataggattcacagtttgtctggtcatgctggtttgtgatgacaactactgaacagtacataataaatgttctctttttttgcttcaacaataaatgtgaattcttcttcatggaaaaataagacaccccctgaaaataagacctagtgcatctttgggagcaaaaattaatataagacattgtcttattttcggggaaacacggtacataacTATGTCTATATGCATATAGCATGGGTCTGAAATTACTGTCTCTATAtgcatatactatactatatgcaTAACTGTGTCTATAGgcatatactatactatatgcaTAACTGTGTCTATATGCCTTTACTATACTATATGCATAACTGTGTCTATAtgcatatactatactatatgcaTAACTGTCTCTATATGCATATACTGTACTATATGCATAACTGTCTATATGCATATACTGTACTATATGCATAACTGTGTCTATATGCCTTTACTATACTATATGCATAACTGTCTATAtgcatatactatactatatgcaTAACTGTGTCTATAtgcatatactatactatatgcaTAACTGTCTCTATATGCATATACTGTACTATATGCATAACTGTGTCTATATGCATATACTGTACTATATGCATAACTGTGTCTATATGCCTTTACTATACTATATGCATAACTGTCTATAtgcatatactatactatatgcaTAACTGTGTCTATAtgcatatactatactatatgcaTAACTGTCTCTATATGTATATACTGTACTATATGCATAACTGTGTCTATATGCATATACTGTACTATATGCATAACTGTGTCTATATGCATATACTGTACTATATGCATAACTGTCTCTATATGCATATACTGTACTATATGCATAACTGTGTCTATATGCATATACTGTACTATATGCATAACTGTGTCTATATGCATATACTGTACTATATGCATAACTGTGTCTATATGCATATACTGTACTATATGCATAACTGTCTCTATATGCATATGATACTATATGCATAACTGTGTCTATATGCATATGCTATACTATATGCATAACTGTGTCTATATGCGTATATTATACTATATGCATAACTGTGtctatatgcatatacagtagagtctcacttatccaagctaaacgggccggcagaagcttggataagcgaatatcttggataataaggagggattaaggaaaagcctattaaacatcaaattaggttatgattttacaaattaagcaccaaaacatcatgttatacaacaaatttgacagaaaaagtagttcagtacgcagtaatgttatattgtaattactgtatttacgaatttagcaccaaaatatcacaatatattgaaaacattgactacaaaaatggcttggataatccagaagcttggataagcgaggcttggataagtgagactctactgtactatactatATGCATAACTGTGTCTATATGCATATACTATACTCTATACTCTGgttagtgaataataataataaattgctatattattattatattcagactgttatatggtcagtgtataataataagaatagtaataatagtatattattatattcagaCTGATATATGGTCAGTGtttaatagtttattattataatattcagactgttatatgatcagtgtataataataatagtaataatagtatattACTATATTCAGACTGATATATGGTCACtgtttaataatacagtaatagtaTGTTAGgttattatatggttagtgtataataataataataataataataataataataataataataataataataaacaacaggaaaaactcagccgctatcgggacctcaagattgaacttcaaagactctggcagaaaccagtacaggtggtcccggtggtgatgggcacactgggtgctgtgccaaaagatctcagccggcatttggaaacaatagacattgacaaaatcaccatctgccaactgcaaaaggccaccctactgggatctgcacacatcatcagaaaatacatcacacagtcctagacacttgggaagtgttcgacttgtggttttgcgaaacgaaatccagcatatctatcttgtttgctgtgccatacaacgtcgttgtgttgataataataataatatatttttattatattattattatatccatatATTGACAGTATAGAATAGTATATtgctatattattgttattttattatttatatgacacagcaaacaagatagacatgctggatttcatatcacaaagtcacaagtcgaacacttcccaagttattattattgttactgttatatggtcagcatatgaaaataataataatgtagtcaACCCTGTATAATGAGTTTTGAATTTTAATTCTATTACCATTATATGTTGTGCAGATTTTTTATAGTGATCTGGAgtggtattcccccccccccctctaagtattttattataatatttattacaatattattccattagttttattgtatttattgctGGCTGAAGGCGATGGAATGCTGGGAGCCGCTCTTCCCGCTCCCGGcctgccctccctcccccctccccgccTCCCCCGCCCTGTGCGGTTTCCATGGTCACCGGCCGCGAGGCGCCAGGCTGACAGCGCTCCGGGTTTTTATGAATGGGGTGACGTCACGGGCCTTGGCGCCGCGCGGTCTGAGCCGCTTGTTCTGAGGGGAGCGGGGGGAGGGAGGCCGCCGCGGTGGGAACAGCCAGCCCGGGCCAAGCTCCAGGCTGCAAAGAAAggcagagaaaaggaaaggaagaatgcAAGGAGCTcgcgtttgttttgttttgggaagAGGGGGCTGGGAAGGCAGGGCCACGGAAAGGTGCCAGGGGTTTTGGTCCAGGGATTGCAGCCATCTACACtgtgggattaatgcagtttggccccacttgaacCCCCATGGATGGCTGCAAAGGAATCCTGGGAAGTATATAGTTTTGAAagtctttgtggagagaaaaagcaggctataaacgaagataataaatataaacaataataatacagtaatttacataatatataatatattattttgtattatttattttataataataataataataataataactttatttttataccccgcctctatctccccggaggggactcagggcggcttacatggggccaagcccgaataaaaacagtagcagtataaaacacagcaatagacaacaacttgcaccaaaaaaaaattaaaaaaaaattaaacattagccaataaaaaacaagaactaataaaaacatggattaaaactgagagattgtaaaagtagactgggtaaggtgcaccatataaatatagtaaacacaaggtgactgataaagtgctgcaaattctggaagtgcaaattgggatgggaatagaccctgtgtctatatcgagttgacaaaggtaaaaggtgcaaaccggtacaggaatggtcacagatacagattgcttctggattttataatataatacataatataatgtatatattataaatcatattataaattatattttattttatatttattttataatatttcatatatatataggtaaaaagataataataaatataaacaataataataataattaatgacacaatatattataaataatatattattttgtattattttataatataatacataatataatgtatatattataaatcatataaatcataatatattttattttatatttattttataatatttcatatatatatatatatataggtaaaaagataataaatataaacaataataataattgacataatataatatatataatatattattttgtattatttattttataatataatacataatataatgtatacattataaatcatattataaattatattatattttatatttattttataatatttcatatatatatatatatatatatgcatatattatattatatcaagtcagcagtcctgccggcacaagggtttaatctgtgccaccgtgggctccttatcattattattattattattattattattattattattaatgagccCACAGTGGTacagattaaacccttgtgccggcaggactgctgacttgatataatataatattattttgtattatttattttataatattatacataatataatgtatgtattataaatcatattgtatattataatatattttattttatatttattttataatatttcataaatatatttatattaatgcatatattatattatatcaagtcagcagtcctgtcggcacaagggtttaatctgtGACACTGtgggctcattattattattattattattattattattattattaataataagccCACTGTGGCacagattaaacccttgtgccagcaggactgctgacttgatataatataatagattaatatataatataaattaatatattaataacacTATTGatagtacaataatatatatataattattattattgttattaatattaatgatccCACAGTGGCACagattgtgctggcaggactgctgacttggttatatatatatatatgtgtgtgtgtgtgtgtgtgtatatataatattaatatattattaataataacagtatTAATAGTACAataatatagatattattattattattttcttgcccacctctcctcaaaGCAGGCAACAACACACATCTTTATAAAACATTatgcaaaatacatatatttaaaatacacagtaataataatgatgtgcaTTTTAATACGTGTATAATGCATTTAATTAGATATTAATAACAGTATTAAtagtaaataaaattatttttgtattattatactattaatataataataataaataataattttattatacagGCATTTCATTAGATAACTtccaagaaaagaagaagaaaaatctggtttcctttttttcttccaggTGTAGAAAAGCAACTTGCAAAACATAAAAAGTACTATAAAATCAAAAGGAGGTGATAAAAGGTATTTGTTCCCTATGtttgtgaattatttttttttcgGAGTGGGAAtggaagtggaggaggaggaggaggagaaagtgtCGAAGTTGTCATTAAAATCTATTTTATTCCCCCCCCTAAAAAGTGCTTGTTGTCACATTCCTTTCATCTtcttttcttagaaaaaaaaatgccCCCGAGCCTCCTCCACCTGcagctttacaaaaaaaaaaagtgagaaagggagaaaaggaaggagaaagaaaaaaaaaaacccaaattgtttcccatttggagaaaaaaaaatgcaagaatGTACACAGAGTAAAGTAGAGGGAGGGAGGCCACGCCCACTTCCCTGAAAGCGGCCTCCTGATTGGCTAAGGCGCGCCACCCGTGGAACGTTGGCGCAGTATAAACACAGCCGCTCGCTCTGCAGCGCTGGAGTTCTCCCGGCGCTTTTAGACGGTTTGTTTCGTTCTCTTGCGTTGTATAAATCGCTATTATCCCGCGATGAAAGTGGCCAGTGCAGCTTCCGTGGTGTCTCCCGGACCTAGCTGCGCCCTCAAAGGGGTCCGGCTGGGCTCTGGAGAAGCGGCGCCCAACAGTAACAACGCCCGGTGCCTTTCCGAGCAAGCCGCCGCCGCCGCGTCGCTCCTGATGGACATGAAGGGCTGCTACTCCCGCCTGGCCGCCCTGGTGCCCACTTTGCCCCGGCATCGGCGCGTCTCCAAGGTGGAGATCCTCCAGCACGTCATCGACTACATCTGGGACCTCCAGCTCGAGCTCCAGGACGAGCCCACCACGGCGGACGGGGAGCCCGCGGGAGCTTTGCCCGAGGTGAGCGCCCAGCTACACGGCAGAGTTAACGCGGTTTAGCGCCGCTTCCGACGGCCAAGGCTCAGGACTAGGCAACCCCATCATTTGGGGAGTCCTGTACTTAACTAAAGTTACCTACTAACTGACTTTGTCTAGGCACGTAtttgcaggcctgggcaaacttgggccctccaggtgttttggactccaactcccacaattcctaacagccggtaggctgttaggaattgtgggagttggagtccaaaacacctggagggcccaagtttgccaaggGCTTTCTTCCAggtgcccatgcctgccctattgGATCTatctagattattattattattatatattattattattattattattatctgtagtaataataataaagctatcTACTTACTGACTTTATTCCCCTATTGGATCTACCTAaattatatacattattattattattattaatattatgtgtaGTAATAATAAAGCTACCTTCTTACTGGCTTTATTCCCCTATTGGATCTACCTAAATtatatactttattattattattattattattattattattattattattatgtgtagtaATGATAAAGCTACCTACTTACTGACTTTATTCCCCTATTGGCTCTAATTAaattatatacattattattattattattattattattattattatatgtgtattattatatgtgtattattattattattattattattattatatgtgtattattatatgtgtattattattattattattatttgtataaagCTACCGACTTATTGACTTTATTCCCCTATTGAATCTACCTAAATtatatactttattattattattatgtgtagtaATGATAAAGCTACCTACTTACTATCTATTCCCCTATTGGATCtacctaaattattattattattattattattattattattatatgtagtaATAATAAAGTTATCTACGTACTGACGGTCTATTTCCCTATTGGATCTG contains:
- the id1 gene encoding DNA-binding protein inhibitor ID-1, with the protein product MKVASAASVVSPGPSCALKGVRLGSGEAAPNSNNARCLSEQAAAAASLLMDMKGCYSRLAALVPTLPRHRRVSKVEILQHVIDYIWDLQLELQDEPTTADGEPAGALPEAACVNPDDRILCR